In Silene latifolia isolate original U9 population chromosome X, ASM4854445v1, whole genome shotgun sequence, the following proteins share a genomic window:
- the LOC141617893 gene encoding putative isoaspartyl peptidase/L-asparaginase 3 isoform X3 has protein sequence MEVGAVAAMRYVKDGIKAARLVMDYTEHTLLVGEQASVFAISMGLPGPMNLSSEDSLQKWIKWKENNCQPNFRKNLFPSNSCGPYHPEENGYFDETSSSYLNLLETTIPKLSQISIHNHDTISMAVIDKMGHVAVGTSTNGATFKIPGRVGDGPIAGSSAYADDEVGACGATGDGDIMMRFLPCYQAVESMRQGMEPKLAAEDAISRISRKFPNFVGAIFAVNKDGVHAGACHGWTFQYSVRLPHMDDVKVFTITPQTTSSRVK, from the exons ATGGAGGTTGGGGCAGTTGCTGCTATGAGATATGTGAAAGATGGTATAAAAGCTGCAAGATTGGTTATGGATTATACCGAGCATACTCTGCTTGTTGGTGAGCAAGCATCAGTATTCGCCATTTCAATGGGCCTTCCTGGGCCTATGAACCTTAGTTCAGAGGACTCGCTGcaaaaatggattaaatggaAAGAAAATAACTGCCAACCTAATTTCCGGAAGAACTTATTTCCTTCAAACAGTTGCGGTCCTTACCATCCCGAGGAGAACGGTTATTTTGACGAAACATCTTCGTCGTATCTAAATCTATTGGAGACTACTATTCCAAAATTATCTCAAATTAGTATCCATAACCATGATACAATTTCAATGGCTGTCATTGATAAG ATGGGACATGTTGCTGTTGGTACTTCTACTAATGGAGCAACATTCAAGATCCCTGGCAG GGTTGGTGATGGTCCCATTGCTGGATCTTCTGCTTATGCCGATGATGAAGTGGGTGCGTGTGGTGCAACAGGAGACGGTGACATTATGATGCGCTTCCTCCCATG TTATCAAGCAGTGGAGAGTATGAGGCAAGGAATGGAGCCTAAGCTTGCAGCTGAAGACGCAATATCCCGAATATCAAGAAAGTTTCCAAATTTTGTTGGAGCCATCTTTGCTGTGAACAAGGATGGGGTCCATGCAGGGGCGTGCCATGGGTGGACGTTTCAGTACTCAGTTAGACTTCCACACATGGACGATGTCAAGGTGTTCACTATCACGCCTCAAACTACAAGCTCTCGTGTGAAATGA
- the LOC141617893 gene encoding putative isoaspartyl peptidase/L-asparaginase 3 isoform X1, which produces MSIASVIAQIQSFLVFTLIITITGNEIKNESKYPIVVSTWAFVDAAKAAWRVADAGFSAVDAVVQVGPGGSPDENGETTLDALVMNGATMEVGAVAAMRYVKDGIKAARLVMDYTEHTLLVGEQASVFAISMGLPGPMNLSSEDSLQKWIKWKENNCQPNFRKNLFPSNSCGPYHPEENGYFDETSSSYLNLLETTIPKLSQISIHNHDTISMAVIDKMGHVAVGTSTNGATFKIPGRVGDGPIAGSSAYADDEVGACGATGDGDIMMRFLPCYQAVESMRQGMEPKLAAEDAISRISRKFPNFVGAIFAVNKDGVHAGACHGWTFQYSVRLPHMDDVKVFTITPQTTSSRVK; this is translated from the exons ATGTCAATTGCAAGTGTTATTGCTCAGATTCAATCCTTCCTTGTTTTCACTCTAATAATCACG ATAACAGGAAATGAGATTAAGAATGAAAGTAAGTACCCAATAGTGGTGAGCACATGGGCATTTGTAGATGCAGCAAAGGCAGCTTGGAGAGTTGCTGATGCTGGGTTTTCTGCTGTTGATGCTGTTGTTCAAG TGGGGCCGGGAGGTAGCCCGGATGAGAATGGAGAAACTACTCTGGATGCTCTTGTTATGAATGGG GCAACAATGGAGGTTGGGGCAGTTGCTGCTATGAGATATGTGAAAGATGGTATAAAAGCTGCAAGATTGGTTATGGATTATACCGAGCATACTCTGCTTGTTGGTGAGCAAGCATCAGTATTCGCCATTTCAATGGGCCTTCCTGGGCCTATGAACCTTAGTTCAGAGGACTCGCTGcaaaaatggattaaatggaAAGAAAATAACTGCCAACCTAATTTCCGGAAGAACTTATTTCCTTCAAACAGTTGCGGTCCTTACCATCCCGAGGAGAACGGTTATTTTGACGAAACATCTTCGTCGTATCTAAATCTATTGGAGACTACTATTCCAAAATTATCTCAAATTAGTATCCATAACCATGATACAATTTCAATGGCTGTCATTGATAAG ATGGGACATGTTGCTGTTGGTACTTCTACTAATGGAGCAACATTCAAGATCCCTGGCAG GGTTGGTGATGGTCCCATTGCTGGATCTTCTGCTTATGCCGATGATGAAGTGGGTGCGTGTGGTGCAACAGGAGACGGTGACATTATGATGCGCTTCCTCCCATG TTATCAAGCAGTGGAGAGTATGAGGCAAGGAATGGAGCCTAAGCTTGCAGCTGAAGACGCAATATCCCGAATATCAAGAAAGTTTCCAAATTTTGTTGGAGCCATCTTTGCTGTGAACAAGGATGGGGTCCATGCAGGGGCGTGCCATGGGTGGACGTTTCAGTACTCAGTTAGACTTCCACACATGGACGATGTCAAGGTGTTCACTATCACGCCTCAAACTACAAGCTCTCGTGTGAAATGA
- the LOC141617893 gene encoding putative isoaspartyl peptidase/L-asparaginase 3 isoform X4, whose protein sequence is MSIASVIAQIQSFLVFTLIITITGNEIKNESKYPIVVSTWAFVDAAKAAWRVADAGFSAVDAVVQGCSTCEQLQCDGTVGPGGSPDENGETTLDALVMNGATMEVGAVAAMRYVKDGIKAARLVMDYTEHTLLVGEQASVFAISMGLPGPMNLSSEDSLQKWIKWKENNCQPNFRKNLFPSNSCGPYHPEENGYFDETSSSYLNLLETTIPKLSQISIHNHDTISMAVIDKMGHVAVGTSTNGATFKIPGRVGDGPIAGSSAYADDEVGACGATGDGDIMMRFLPCYQAVESMRQGMEPKLAAEDAISRISRKFPNFVGAIFAVNKDGVHAGACHGWTFQYSVRLPHMDDVKVFTITPQTTSSRVK, encoded by the exons ATGTCAATTGCAAGTGTTATTGCTCAGATTCAATCCTTCCTTGTTTTCACTCTAATAATCACG ATAACAGGAAATGAGATTAAGAATGAAAGTAAGTACCCAATAGTGGTGAGCACATGGGCATTTGTAGATGCAGCAAAGGCAGCTTGGAGAGTTGCTGATGCTGGGTTTTCTGCTGTTGATGCTGTTGTTCAAGGTTGTTCTACTTGTGAACAACTCCAATGTGATGGCACTG TGGGGCCGGGAGGTAGCCCGGATGAGAATGGAGAAACTACTCTGGATGCTCTTGTTATGAATGGG GCAACAATGGAGGTTGGGGCAGTTGCTGCTATGAGATATGTGAAAGATGGTATAAAAGCTGCAAGATTGGTTATGGATTATACCGAGCATACTCTGCTTGTTGGTGAGCAAGCATCAGTATTCGCCATTTCAATGGGCCTTCCTGGGCCTATGAACCTTAGTTCAGAGGACTCGCTGcaaaaatggattaaatggaAAGAAAATAACTGCCAACCTAATTTCCGGAAGAACTTATTTCCTTCAAACAGTTGCGGTCCTTACCATCCCGAGGAGAACGGTTATTTTGACGAAACATCTTCGTCGTATCTAAATCTATTGGAGACTACTATTCCAAAATTATCTCAAATTAGTATCCATAACCATGATACAATTTCAATGGCTGTCATTGATAAG ATGGGACATGTTGCTGTTGGTACTTCTACTAATGGAGCAACATTCAAGATCCCTGGCAG GGTTGGTGATGGTCCCATTGCTGGATCTTCTGCTTATGCCGATGATGAAGTGGGTGCGTGTGGTGCAACAGGAGACGGTGACATTATGATGCGCTTCCTCCCATG TTATCAAGCAGTGGAGAGTATGAGGCAAGGAATGGAGCCTAAGCTTGCAGCTGAAGACGCAATATCCCGAATATCAAGAAAGTTTCCAAATTTTGTTGGAGCCATCTTTGCTGTGAACAAGGATGGGGTCCATGCAGGGGCGTGCCATGGGTGGACGTTTCAGTACTCAGTTAGACTTCCACACATGGACGATGTCAAGGTGTTCACTATCACGCCTCAAACTACAAGCTCTCGTGTGAAATGA
- the LOC141617893 gene encoding putative isoaspartyl peptidase/L-asparaginase 3 isoform X2 encodes MSIASVIAQIQSFLVFTLIITITGNEIKNESKYPIVVSTWAFVDAAKAAWRVADAGFSAVDAVVQGCSTCEQLQCDGTVGPGGSPDENGETTLDALVMNGATMEVGAVAAMRYVKDGIKAARLVMDYTEHTLLVGEQASVFAISMGLPGPMNLSSEDSLQKWIKWKENNCQPNFRKNLFPSNSCGPYHPEENGYFDETSSSYLNLLETTIPKLSQISIHNHDTISMAVIDKMGHVAVGTSTNGATFKIPGRVGDGPIAGSSAYADDEVGACGATGDGDIMMRFLPCIPSIVWFTVIKQWRV; translated from the exons ATGTCAATTGCAAGTGTTATTGCTCAGATTCAATCCTTCCTTGTTTTCACTCTAATAATCACG ATAACAGGAAATGAGATTAAGAATGAAAGTAAGTACCCAATAGTGGTGAGCACATGGGCATTTGTAGATGCAGCAAAGGCAGCTTGGAGAGTTGCTGATGCTGGGTTTTCTGCTGTTGATGCTGTTGTTCAAGGTTGTTCTACTTGTGAACAACTCCAATGTGATGGCACTG TGGGGCCGGGAGGTAGCCCGGATGAGAATGGAGAAACTACTCTGGATGCTCTTGTTATGAATGGG GCAACAATGGAGGTTGGGGCAGTTGCTGCTATGAGATATGTGAAAGATGGTATAAAAGCTGCAAGATTGGTTATGGATTATACCGAGCATACTCTGCTTGTTGGTGAGCAAGCATCAGTATTCGCCATTTCAATGGGCCTTCCTGGGCCTATGAACCTTAGTTCAGAGGACTCGCTGcaaaaatggattaaatggaAAGAAAATAACTGCCAACCTAATTTCCGGAAGAACTTATTTCCTTCAAACAGTTGCGGTCCTTACCATCCCGAGGAGAACGGTTATTTTGACGAAACATCTTCGTCGTATCTAAATCTATTGGAGACTACTATTCCAAAATTATCTCAAATTAGTATCCATAACCATGATACAATTTCAATGGCTGTCATTGATAAG ATGGGACATGTTGCTGTTGGTACTTCTACTAATGGAGCAACATTCAAGATCCCTGGCAG GGTTGGTGATGGTCCCATTGCTGGATCTTCTGCTTATGCCGATGATGAAGTGGGTGCGTGTGGTGCAACAGGAGACGGTGACATTATGATGCGCTTCCTCCCATG TAtaccatccattgtttggttcaCAGTTATCAAGCAGTGGAGAGTATGA